The Chthoniobacterales bacterium genome segment CTCCGCGAAGCCGGTCTCGGCTCGCTCACTGGCGGCGGCGCAGAAATTTTCGACCCCGAGATTCGCGACCAGATCTGCCGCGGCAAAGAATCCGGCGCCGAATGGCTCGAAGTCCATCGCACCTGGCACGAAATGGGCGGGCGTTCGACTTCCACCATGCTCTTCGGTCACCTCGAAACGTCGGCGCACCGGGTCGACCACCTCCGCCAGCTCCGCGAACTCCAGGACGACATCGGCGGCTTCACCGGCTTCGTCCCGTTCGCCTTTGTCCCAGAAACCACCGAGATGGCCCACATTCCACCCGCCACCGCCTTTGACGAACTCCGCAACCTCGCCGTCAGCCGCATCTACCTCGATAATTTCGACCACATCACCGGCTACTGGATTGCAATGGGACTCCCGCTTGCGCAGCTCTCGCTGAACTACGGCGTGGACGACCTCCACGGCACGATTATGGAGGAAAAAATCTTCCACATGGCCGGCGCGACCACCCCGCAATCGCAGACCGTGAAAACCATGGAAAAAACCATCCGCGAAGCCGGCTTCGAGCCGTTTCAACGCGACAGTTTTTACAACGCCATCGAGGACTTGGCACCCGCTTAAACGACGAAAATCAGTGAGGCACAGCCTCTCTAACGAAATTCAGCGGAAATGATTTTCCCGATCTCTGCGATCACGGCGTCTTTTTCATCGCCGCTGGCTTGGGAGCCGGAGGAATAGGCGGCGATCACAAGGGGTTTCCGACCCGGAATCCAGACGATGGCAATGTCATTGGAAGCCCCATTTTCGCCGGAACCCGTCTTGTCACCCACTTTCCAAGTCGGATTGAGCCCGGCACGCAACTTCTTGGCTCCAGTCTGGCAACCCACCATCCAATCGGTGAGATGCTGGCGGGATTGGGCGGAAAGAATGTCACTGGTAAGCAGTTTCGCCAGCGTCTGCGCCATGGCGACCGGAGTAGTGGTGTCGCGCTCGTCGTCGGGCAGATTCGTGTTGAGCGTCGGCTCGTTGCGATCCAGCCGCGTCGCTTGGTCACCAATCGAGCGCAGATATTTCGTCAGTCCCGCCGGGCCGTCGATCGTGGCGAGGAGCAGATTGGCCGCCGTGTTATCGCTCCACTCGACTGCTGCCTGGCAAAGATCGGCCACCGACATTTCGCCTTTCGCGATGTGTTTGCCCGTCACAGGCGCGTAGGAAAGAAGGTCGGAAGAACCGTAAGTGATCTTCCGCGACAGATTCTCCTGACCCGCATCGACCCTGGCCAGCACCGCAGCCACAAGCACCACTTTGAACGTGCTGGCCATGGCAAAACGCTCATCACCTCGATGGCTAAAAACTTGGCCCGTTTCCGTATCCAGCACCGCCACTCCGAGCCGGCTCGCGCTCTTTTCTTCGAGTTCGATCAGACTCTGTTCAAAGCGCTTCTCATCCGCCGCTGGCAACGACAGACAGCTCGATAAGAGAAGAAATAGGAAGGTCAAAAGCCGCATGATCATAGGATGACTGTAGCTCATCCTATGAATGCTCAACCGCGAATCGCCCAGCGGAGTTTGGCGGAGGTGGAGCGGGGATTCGCGTGCTGCTCCTGTGGGCTGGCGCGGATGACGGTGCGGCAGATTTCACTGTAACTCCCGTCGGCCAGACCGGCTTTCAAGGCGTGTTTCACCCGACGATCTTCGCCGGAATGAAAGGTGAGAATCGCCACCCGCGCGCCGGGGTTGAGGACAAACGGGAGGTTCCGCAAAAACGTGTCGAGCGCGGAAAATTCCTCATTCACCGCGATCCGGATCGCTTGAAAAACCCGGCGCACAGTCGCATCCAACTCGGCGGCCTTGGCGGCAGCGGCGATCTCGGAGCGGAGTTGCAGTGTGGTCTCGAATTTCCGACCGGCGAGTCGGCTCGCAATCGACTCTGCGTGAGGTTCGTCGGCGTTCTCGCGGAGCGCATCGGCCAGTTTGGCGGTGTCGATTTTCTCCAGCCATTGCGACGCGGAAAGTCCGCGGCCCGGATTCATCCGCATGTCGAGCGGACCGTCGAATTTCACGGAAAACCCCCGCTGCGGATCGTCGATTTGCATCGAAGACAAACCCAAATCGGCCAGCACACCATCGACGCCATTCCACCCTAACTCGCCTGTAATTTTCGCCAGCCCAGCGTAGTTGCTCTGGCGGATAATCAAGCTGGATTCGTCGAAACCCAATGCCCGCAAGCGCGCCTCCGTCTTCGGTTGCTCGATTGGATCGAGGTCGAGCCCGAGCAACACGCCACCCGGCTGCAGACGCGGCAAAATCGCACTCGCATGACCACCAAAACCCAGGGTCGCATCGACAAATTTCTTCCCCGGCTGCGGCTGCAACACCTCCAGAATTTCATCCACCAGGATCGGGCGGTGCGCTCCGGCGGGCGTCTTGCCCGACTCCAAAACCTTGGCCAGCGTCTCGGCGTCGCCACGGTGCTCCTTGTATTTTTCCTCGAAACGGCGCGGATTTTTTCCGCTGTATCGCACGCGGCGTTTATGGGGTAAATCTGGCATCCCGCAAAGTATCGCCCGAGTTCCATGTCCACCTCACGCAAAATCATCGTCATCGGCGGGGGAGCCGCGGGTTTTTTCGGAGCCATTGCGGCGGCAGAAAATGGCGCATCGGTCACGTTGCTGGAGCGCGGTTCGCACTTTCTCTCGAAGGTGCGCATCTCGGGCGGCGGACGTTGCAATGTGACTCATGCCTGCTTCGATCCGCGCGAACTTTCGACGCGTTATCCGCGCGGTGGACGGGCGCTGATCGGGCCATTTAATCGTTTCCAATCGCGCGACACGATGGAGTGGTTTGAAAGCCGGGGCGCGGCGTTGAAGATCGAGAACGATGGACGCGTTTTCCCCGTCAGCGACTCCTCGCAAACGATCATCGACACGCTGATGAATGCCGCGCAAAACGCCGGAGTCGTCTGCCGCCTGCATGGCGATGTGACTCGACTGAAAAAAAACGCGGGCGAGTTCCATGCGACTCTGGCGAATGGCGAAATTTTAGTTGCCGACAGAGTTTTGCTGGCAGCCGGAGGAACGCGAGCCGCCAGTGTGGGAAAACTGGCAGCGGAGTTAGGTCACACTCTGGCCTCGGCGATCCCGTCGCTGTTCACCTTTGAAATTCACGTCCCGTGGTTGCGCGATATTCCGGGCGTGGTTGCGGAAGTCGAGGCCAGCATTCCGGCTGTCGGATTGCGCGAACGCGGGCCGATGTTAGTCACGCACTGGGGCGGCAGCGGACCGTCGATTTTGCGGTTGTCGGCCTGGGGTGCCCGCGGTTTGGCGGAGCTGGATTATCAGTTTCCGTTGTTCATCAACTGGCTCGGCGGCGCGAGTCGCGAGGATATTTCCAATCGACTAACATCGTTACGCGAGAAACATCCGGCCAAGCAAGTAACCGGACTTCCGCCCGCGCCTTTGCCTGCCCGGCTTTGGGAAAAACTAACCTCGCTGGCAGAGGTCGCGCCGGGGACGACTTGGAATCGACTCCCGCGTGCGCAGACGCAGAAACTGATCGAACTGCTCCATCGCACCGAACTGCCGGTGACGGGCAAAAGCCTAAACAAGGACGAATTCGTCACGTGCGGCGGCGTGGTTTTGCCCGAGGTGGATTTCCGCACGATGGAGAGCCGCGTGTGTCCCGGACTCCACTTGGCCGGGGAAATCCTCGACATCGACGGCATCACCGGCGGTTACAATTTTCAGGCGGCCTGGACGACCGGCCATATCGCTGGAACCGCGCTGGCGGCGACGAGTTAGGGAGCTTTCGGCGCGGTGTTGGGGTAGGCGGCTTTTACACGCTGCATCTCCGCGGCGCTGATCGGCAGGACCGAGCCGTGGCGAAATTTGTAGGGGAAATGGGCCTCCGTCAGCGCGGTGAACTGACCGGCCTTCAAGTCCTTCGTGACGTAGGGCTGATAGCCCTGGCCGCGGCTGTAATAATCGAGGAGCAGGCACCATGTCGCGGGCTGGCCAGGTTGAGCGGCGGGCTTCATCACGAAGCAAGTGGGGCCTTCGTAACCGCGCAAAGTGCCAAGTGAGAATGACGATTGCTCAGTCCACGGTCCCATGACTTTGGTGCTGGTCTCGGCGATGATGGCCTTGGATTTTTCGTCCTTGGAGAAACGATAATACTGGCCGTTTTCGCGGACGATGGTGGTGTCGATGATGTCGCTCTCTTTTTCGATGTAGATGAAGGGCTTGCCGAAGGTGATGAAATCCGTGGTGCGCGCCGCCCAGATGCGGTGCTTGGCGAAGTGGTCGCTGCCAGTTTTCGACGCCCAGAAGACGAGGTAATCCTTCGTTTCTGGATCATAAACCGCCTCGGGTGCCCAGGTGCAGCCGGCGTCCCCGGGAGCGACCGGCACGAGGCGCGGCTCGGACCAATGCACGAGGTCGTTGGATTCCCAAATGACGAGCGACCGGCTGCCTTTCTGGGTGGCGCGAGTCCAATCGCGATGGAGGTTAATCGAGAGGTCGGTAGCGAGAATGAAGAATTTTTTCCCGTCGGCGGACCGCATAATGAAGGGATCACGCACGCCTTTTTCGCCAAGCTGGCTGACCAGCACGGGCTCGCCGCCGTTGGTCTGCTCCCATTGGAGTCCGTCCGAACTGGTGCCGAAATAGATTTGTTCGGTCATGGGGCTGGCCTCGCCTTTGAAAGTGACGAAGAGAAACCCGCCTTCGGCGGCACGTGCGGCAGTGCTGGAGACAGCGAGAACGAGGAGGAGCAGGAGTCTTTTCATGGGTGGGGAATGGTTAGGAAAGGCGGGCTGATTGGTCAATGAGCTTCTGGATTTTTTTGCCGGGCCGCGCGTAGGAAGGATAATTTTCCACGCCTTCGGGGCGATAGCGCCAGTGCTTGTAATTCCAGAGCCAGCACTCGGGGCGCTCGCGGATGCCGGCTTCCAAAACGTCCCAGCAGCGCTGGGTGGTTTGTTGCTCGGAAGCCGACGGATCAGGGCGCGTTTCCTCCAGAAAACGGAATTCGTAGCGGCCATTTTCGATGGGCAAAAAGAGCAGCGGAACGAGACGCGCCTCCGCCATTTGACTCAAAGTCACATGGACGCCGGTGACGTATTTCTTCATCCCAAAGGCTTCGACGAGGTGTCCGGGCTGGTCGAGTTTGAGCGTGAGATCGACGAGGAAGCCGCAGGTCTTGCCGCGCTTGAGAGCCTTCAACATCCGCAGAACCGCGCGTTCCTGGGGAATCAATTGCGACCCAAATGAAGAGCGAGCCGCCACGAAAAACGGGGTGATCTCCGGGTTCTTGATGTCTTGCGCGATGGCCAGCGGCGGCAACCCGAGCAGGCAAAGCGTCGGCGGCAGCCACTCGAAATTTCCCAGGTGGCCGCCGTAGAAAAGACAGCCCTGGCCGGGTTTTCCCTGCGCCAAAAAGGAATCGAACCCGCGCACATCGATCAGTTCCCGAAAGTTTTCCGCGCTGAGATTTCGCACCCAGAAAAGATCGAGAAAGGTCCGCGCCAGATTGCGAAAGGAGAGCCGCGCGATGCGCTCGCGTTCACCCGGCAGATAGCGATCCCCGAAGGCGGCGGTAAGATTTTCCAAGGCGACTTTGCGTCCGCGATGATCGAGACCGAAGACGAGATCGCCCGCGAAATCGGCCAGTGATAACAATGCGACCCGGCTCAGTTTTGGGACCAACGCCACGAAGATTCGCATCCCGGCCACCTCCAGCCTTTGGCGAATTGTCTTCCATAAACGGCGCATGTCAGCCATTCATTCGCCTGAAATTCGCACGATGCACAAGGAAAAGCTCATTCGCCTCACTCGATCCATCCTTTCGCAACCCACCGCGCCGTTTCACGAGGACAAGGTGAAGGCCGAGATTCGGGTGCAACTCGAAAAGCTGCGTTCCGTAACTGTGCAGGAGGACGCCTTTGGCAACCTAATCGTGCGCTACAACCACGGGAAATCGCGCACGCGCTACGCCTTCAGCGTTCACATGGATCATCCGGGCTGGGTGCAAAAACCCGGCGCGCCTGCGGGCGAAATGACCTTTCTCGGCGGTGTGAAAAAGGAGTATCTCGACAAGGGAACCGTGCAGTCTTTTGGGAAATTTGGCATGTGGAATATCCCGGCCTTCGATGTGAAGGACGACAAAATTTACGGTCGCGCCTGCGATGATTTGATCGGCTGCGCGGCGATGATCGCGATGCTTTCCGACCTGGAGGAAAACGCCGTCGTGGCCAATGTGCTGGTGTTTTTTACCCGGGCTGAGGAGGTCGGATTTCTCGGGGCGATTCATCTCGCGAAGTCGCGTCATGTGCTGAAAAACATCACGCTGCTATCCATCGAGACGAGCGCGGAAGTGCCGCCTGCGAAGATGGGCGCGGGGCCCATCGTGCGCGTGGGCGACCGGTCGTCGATTTTCGATCCCGAGGTTACCCTGCAACTCACCCAGCTCGCCCGGAAACACAAAATCCCGCACCAGCGCTGCCTCATGTCGGGCGGCACCTGCGAGGGCACGGCGTATCAGAATTTCGGCATTCGCACCGGCGCACTTTGCATCGCATTGGGCAACTACCACAACTGCGGCCAGAGCATGAATATCGCCCGCGAATACGTTTCCCTGAGCGACATGATCGGGCTGATCGAATTGTGCGTCTCTCTGGTCTCGGAAGTCCCCGCGCCAAACACCTTTCACAAAGACATGCGCCGCGACCTCGAGCAGAACAGCCGCAATTATGAGCCCTACTACGTGCCCGAGCCGGTGCCGTTGAAAAGAGCGGCAGCGAAAAAACCCGTGGTCAAGAAACGGGCTCGATAACGATCTAACTCGGCTCAGTTTTCGTCGGCTCGGAATGTTTCGGACGGGCCGGTTTCGGCTCGGCGATGTGCATCCCGCTCTTTTCGGAAACGAGCAGACTGAGCAAGGTTTGCAGCAAACCAGACTGGCCTCCTTCGCCGTCTTTTCCGCCGGAAATGAAGACGCGCTCAGGCACGAGCGGCTGCGTGGAATTCGCAAACCGCTCCGAGAGATCGCGCAGCGCAAACAAACGAGGATCGCCGTAAGCCTTGATCTTTTCCTGAAACACACTGGCCTCGGCCAGACCGACTTGCGTGATCTTCGCGGCCTCGCCCTCACCTTCCAGTCGCTGGGCTTTGGCGCGGCCCTCGGCCAGTGTGATGTCGCGTTTGGCCATGCGCTGCGCCTCGGCGAGCTGGGCTTCGGCGCGGTTGGCGGCGACTTCGATTTCGACCTTCGACTGCGTAAGTTCGGCTTGTTTTCCAGCGACCGCCTCGGCTTCCTTCAGCGCCTTGAGATGGACGGCGGCCTCCTGCTGTTTGGAATAGGTCTCGCGCTGTTCCTCGGCGAGACGGCGGATGCGAAGTTGATCAAAAAGCTTCTCAATCGGATCGTTGCCAATGTCCTGCGCCCGCGTCTCGGGACGACCGATGAGCACAGCGACGCAGTTGATGTCGAATTCCTGGAAACGACGGCTCAACTCAGTTGTGGCGCTCTTCTGAATTTCTTCCCGGTGCGTGAGCAGTTCCAGCATGGTCGAGCTCTGCGCCACATCGCGGAAATACGCGGTGAGAATCGGGTCGAGTGTCTGTGTGATGAGCCGTTTCACATCGCCGAAACGCTGCACGACCGAGGGCGCTTTTTGGTAATCAATGTGGAGCACAAGACTCAGCGGCAGGAGTGGCTCGTAGCCATCGGCAGTGATGATCTCAATGGTGGCCAACTGGTCGTCGTAACGATGGTTTTCGCTTTGCCCAGTAATCCAGCGGAGCACGAAATTCACCGTGGGGACGAGTTCGATTTTTACCGCGTAAGGATTGAGCGGATATTTTCCCGGCGTCAGCGCCTGTTTCCAGACACCTTTCTCCCCCGGATTCACCTGTTCGCCGTAGCGAAAAGTATCGCCCGTGGTGTCGCTGCCGACGCCGCCGTAGTAGGAAACCACCACGCCCACGTAGCCGATCGGGATGAGTGTTTTCTGACCCAGCTCAATCGTGGCAAACCAGCGGTTGATGAAAAATGTGCCGTCTGTCAGCACCTGCAACTGGCGTCCACGGCAGCCGCCGTTCGCGAGAAACGTCTCCGCGTTTTGGAAATAATTGTGATCCGCCGCAATCGCTGGCGCAATGATGTCGCCCGCCGGAATCGTCGGTCCATCCTGCACTGACACGACTCCGATCATGTCCACGGGCTCGTTGTCGCGCATTACGCCGCCACCGATCACCACCGGACGGTAACCGCCCACCTTGGCGAGCTCCTGCTGCCACTGCGGATAGGTGCCGTTTTCCTCCATGGAATAAATCGCCGTCTCCGTCAGCACGACAAAGAGCCCGGTGTTGATCGCATACACGCCCTCACGCAGGATCGCCCGCTGGCGTCCGCGCTGACCGCCCTTTTCGAGAAACGCATCGGCCTCTTGAAAGTGATTGCACTGGACCGTGGCACCTAGGGTTTGCGTGGCTTCGAGCGGCGCGCCATCCTTCGCATACACGTAGCCGATGCGCCCCTCGGCCACCGTCACCAGCGGCGCGCGATGAATGCGATATTGCCACGGCACGAGACCGAAATGCAGCCCGCCACGCAGCAATCGGCTCTGCACACCGGCCTCGCCTTCCGTCGCAATAATTCGCCCCTCGGCCAGCGAACCGCGCGCACTCCAGAGTTTTTCAATAATGCCGACCGACGTGTGCGGAATGTAAACCACCCCGAGCAGCCGGGGCAGAAAGACGAGCACCGCGATGCCAAAGAGAGCGATGCTCGCCCAGATAATAATGTGAGTCGTGTCCATGGGATTATTTTTTTAGAAAGCCGCAGTTGGTTAGTTAGAGGAGTCGGAAGGTGAGGCTGCCGCGAGAATGAGCCTGCTGCGGCGAATGTCGAGCCAAGCCGCGATTCTTCGCCCGCCCTCAAGACAACCCGCCCAAGGAGAAACAAGGCGACGTGTCCACTTGGGATCAACCCGAATCCGGCGCTCGCCCGGGCAGCCGTTAAGCACTCAAGCGCCGCCGACGGTGATGGAGAACAAAAACCATCACGGGGCAACGAAGGCAGGGAGGCCGTCGATGCTCTGACGATTCTTGAGTTCTCGATAAGTATCGAGCCCGTCCGGGCCTTTGTTGAGAGCCCAGCGGTCCAGCGTGTCGCGTTGACCTTGGAACTCATAGAGCGGCCCGCTGTAGCCGCAGGAATCCGACACCCGCGACACCGCTACATGCACAATCGCCCGCGTACCGGGATTCTCTGGAAAGAGCGCCGCCAACTCTTCAAACCGTGCATCGCCCCGCGCGATCACCGAGCCGCGCCCGTGCAAACGCACAATCTGCGGTGGTCCATCGAAGGCACAAAACATCACTACGATGCGCCCGTTCTCGCGCAGATGCGCCGCCGTCTCAGCGCCACTGCCCGTGTAGTCCAGATAAGCCACCTCCAGCGGCCCGAGCACCCGGAAAGTATCGCCGCCCTTGGGTGAGACATTGATGTGGCCGTCAGGAGAAAGTGGTGCCGTGGCGACAAAGAAAACGCGCTGCCTGGCCATCCAGTCAGCGAGTTCGGTATTAATCTGCGCGTGTTGCTTGCTCATGGTAGGTGAAATGTATGGCAAACTATCGCATCATGGACGGTTTTTCGGAAGCACTCGCTTCCTCGTTTCCAAACTGTCAATAGAGCTGACTCCCTCGTTCCCAAACTGAAGTTTGGGAACGAGTTGATTCATTAACCACTCGCGCCCTTCCAGCTTCACCTGTTCGAGAAGTACTAACGACGTGTGCCGTTTGATAGCCGTAATCGTCCTCTCCAACTCCGGTCCTCCTAATATCGCGTGAAAGTGCGTATCGAGGACGACCCATGCGTAAATCTTCAACCCCCGTTGCTCGCGACAATGCACCAGCGAGCTAACCAAAATATCCGCACAAGCACTTGTCGCGAAAACCGGGAGCCAATTTACAATCGTGCCCGTGATGAAATGGGCGCGCTCTGGGTCGTTAATGTGATAACGCGTGCGCATAATGTTAGTAAGAGAAGGTTAGCAGGGCAACACAGTTGCCGTGACAAGCCCGTTCCCAAACTTCAGTTTGGGAACGAGGGGCACGAGGGACCCAGCCACCGCTGGTTCCTAACACACCGGCAGAATAAAGCAGTTGGCCTTTCTTCCCTACGGTGCCACCGGAGGAGTGGGATTCTCCTCAGCATCGTCTTCCGCGTGGCCGCCGCCTAGATCGACGATCAGGCGGGCACTCGTGTAGGCGTTAAAGAACTCCGGGTTCTTCCGCTTAAACTTTCGCATCGCCTTGTCGATCTGCTTCTTGAGTAACGTCATTGCGCTCGCTGTATCGAGCCCGATGTCGCCCGTCACCCCTTTGCCAGCCACGATCGCCTGTCGAGGAGCCGTCGCCAGGGGGAGGTAAACCGTGATCGCCGCATCCAGTTCGGCCAGGTCCTCCGCCGTCGTGCCCAGCAGATCGATGTCCGCCGCACGGGCCAGACAGAGATCATAGAGCGTGCGGCAATACGGGCCCACCAAGGCGTCATCCATGCGGAGCAACGTCGTTAGCTCCACATCCGTCTTTGCGGCCAGCTCATCATCCTGCGCCGTCACCGCCACCGTGTGGAGATCGCCCACCGCCGACACGGTCAACTCCGCCATCTCGATCTGCTTGCGGCTTTTGCCACCGGCGATGCCCGTCTGCGGTGTCCCTTGCACGCCACTCGCATCCTGAATCGACTTCACGAGAGCGCCGAGTTGCGTCACCAGCGCGGCAAACGCCGTCAGCGACACCCATTGGGCGTTGTATTTCTGCATGATGCCGAGCACGGCGAGAAACATGCTGAGTTTGTTTTTCTGTGGATTTGTCATATACCGCCCGTGTCCAAGCAGAGCGTGAGCCAGTTCAACCGCAATCGTTCAAAACACCGCCTTGGCGTGAAGATTTCTCACTTTATCACCCAAAAATTCGGTTTGCAGAGGCTTATGTCTGATCGCACGAAGCGTATGTTCCACTTTGAGACCGCCATGCGCCGCAGTGAGGGCGGCAGGATCGACAGTGGATTGCGTATGTTTGCCTTCACTGCGCAAATGTCACCAATGCAAAGCCGTATGTTTGACCTCACCTGCTGTATGTTTGGGTGAGAGCAGCCTATGTTTCACTTGCAGGCCGGTATGTTTGGGTTGCAGAGCCCTATGTTTGGGTGAGAGACGGGTATGTGTGGCTAAATGGCTGCTATTTCAAGGTAATGGCAGACGGACCTGCTAAACGCACGGCTCGGAAGGGCTTTATGGATCAAGTGACGAGGTTATTGTTTTTCCTTCCAGTTGTTCACTAGCCTATCATGGGTTTCTTTTGCACAGAACCCAGCGCCATCTCTAACGGTCACTCCTTAAATCTATGAAAATACTTATCCTCCATATCAGTGACATCCACCTACGAGAAGAGCATCAGAATCCGAGCATTCCTAAATTTGGGTTTATTGCCCCGGCTTTGCAGAATGAGGAACATGACCTTACCCATGTAGTAGTTGCCATTTCTGGTGACGTAGCCTATGCGGGAAAGAAATCGGAATATGAGCTCGCTAAAAAGTGCTTAGATTCTTTGACAGCAGGCCTTCAGGAGCGTCTCAAAGTAGAAAAGGTTCGTTACGTGCTTATTCCCGGAAATCACGATTGTGATTTTTCCGGCAACAACAGAATGCGGATGTTGGCCATTGAAGCTGTCAGAAATGGAGAAGCCCCTGACGATGAAATGATCGATTCTTGCTGTAAGCCGCAAGCCGAATTCGTAAAATTTCGGGACAGCCACCCAAATGCCAAGCCAGATCACCAAAGCAGCCCTCTTCACTGGCAGTATCGAATAGAGGATGTCTCTTCAAGCATTGAGTTTCGTTGCTTCAACACAGCCTGGATGTCCGTCCTGCACGAGACACAAGGAACACTACATGTTCCCGATTTGGTAGCCGACCATGAGGATTCGAGCAACGGGAGCGATTACGTGGTCTCGCTTTTTCACCACCCGTATAACTGGATGCCATCAGCAACTTTTCGTCGTTTCAAAACATTAGTGGAGGAGTCTTCGGATCTGGTTCTTACTGGCCACGAGCACGAAGCTGATCATTTTCAGAAATACTCATTCAAGAGTCAGGAAGTGAATGACTACCTCGAGGGTGCCGTATTCCAAGAGAATGATCGCGACGACCGAGCTGGATTCCACGCCGTATTTGTGGATTTAATTGCCCAGAGACAGAGGACCGTAAGTTTTACTTGGGAAGAACAAAGGTTTGCCCCTGAGTCTATCGAAGTGTCATGGGTCCCTTACAAGCGCGGAAGCCGAGGCGGCAAAAGAGAGTTTGATCTTAGTGAGGAGTTTGCAAAATCGCTTGAAGATCCTGGCGCAAGTTATCAACACCCCGCAAAACCAGACCTGCGACTTGCCGATATCTATGTATTTCCCAATTTGAAGCAGTTTGAGATCAGCAAGAAGACCGATTTTGTTTATGGATCTCTCATTGAAGGCCGAGACGTTCTCAAGACACTCGGTTCGAAACGGAAGGTTTTGCTGTTCGGAAGACAGCAATCAGGCAAGACGACGCTTGCAAAGGTGCTTTTTACCGACCTCTACAACAAGAATCTAACTCCGGTGCTCATCTCAGGAGACGATCTTACCAAAGCGCACCTAAACAGTGAGAAGTTAGATACATTAGTTGAGACTCAATTCGCGAAACAGTACCGAAATCCAAATCTTCCGGCTTTCGATCAAGTTGATAAAGATAAGGCTATTTTGATCGTCGATGATTTTGACCATGGCGCACTAAACTCAGCGGGGCGTCTCAAGCTTTTGGAAGTAGCAACGAAGCGTTACGATCGCTTGGTTGTCTTTGCTGACGATATAATCAAGCTAGAAGAACTCGCTGTTTATAAGGAAGGAAGTGATGTGCTAACAGATTTCGAACAATTCGAAATAGTTCAATTCGGCCATCTTCTCAGGAGCAAACTCATCACTCAGTGGTACTCAATCGGAAGTGAATACGATGCGGATCCCATAGAGTTAGGGAAGCGTATCCATATTGCCGAACAGATGGTTTCAACAATGCTCGGGAAGAATTATCTTCCGCACTTTCCGGTTTTCATTCTCACCTTAATTCAAGCAAGCGATTCGGCAGCGCATCCTAACACTAGTGCGGGAACATACGGTAGTCTTTACGAGATTATTATCACACAGGCGCTAGCTTCGAAATCATCAAATGTCGATCTCGACACTAAAATGACTTATCTGAGCGAAATTGCGCATTGGATGCATGCGGCCCAAAAGAAGAGAATTACAGATGATGAGTGGGAATACTTTCACCGGATATACTGCAAAAAATTCAAGATTCATCCATCAAAGGAATCAATAAAGAGGGATTTTGCAACTAACGGCTTATTTGATCTTAGAGACGAGCGTTACGGATTTCGGCATCCGGCTTCATACTACTATTTCGTAGCACGCTATTTCCGAGATAACTTATCGAAGGATTCAGCTCGAACGGCAGTAGCTGGTTTGTTGAGCAAGCTTTACAAAGAAGAGCACGCAAGCATCTGGCTGTTTCTCACACATTTATCGAAGGATCCGTTTCTGCTAGAAACAATTCTAGAGCATGCAAAGCGGATTTACTCTGAGTTTCCCTCAGCCCGTTTTGAAGAAGATGTTTCATTTCTTCAGGCCCTTGCAGACAGCGTTGAAAAGATTGTCTTAAAAGACAAATCTTTAGGGGAATCTAAAGAGGAGAGACTTAGGACACTTGATGCACTTC includes the following:
- the mqnE gene encoding aminofutalosine synthase MqnE codes for the protein MKTFTKSMHAFFDRLLPANLRPIFAKVVEGVRISDQDALTLYASNDLQAIGLIADHVRRQKNGSRASYILNRYINYSNLCILSCQFCAFAARKRDAHAFEMAIPEVIAKTKEALAQGITEIHMVGGLHPTLKGDWYLELLSSLRALDPDLHLKTFTAIEIRHLAQRVFKKSIRETLELLREAGLGSLTGGGAEIFDPEIRDQICRGKESGAEWLEVHRTWHEMGGRSTSTMLFGHLETSAHRVDHLRQLRELQDDIGGFTGFVPFAFVPETTEMAHIPPATAFDELRNLAVSRIYLDNFDHITGYWIAMGLPLAQLSLNYGVDDLHGTIMEEKIFHMAGATTPQSQTVKTMEKTIREAGFEPFQRDSFYNAIEDLAPA
- the bla gene encoding class A beta-lactamase; this encodes MRLLTFLFLLLSSCLSLPAADEKRFEQSLIELEEKSASRLGVAVLDTETGQVFSHRGDERFAMASTFKVVLVAAVLARVDAGQENLSRKITYGSSDLLSYAPVTGKHIAKGEMSVADLCQAAVEWSDNTAANLLLATIDGPAGLTKYLRSIGDQATRLDRNEPTLNTNLPDDERDTTTPVAMAQTLAKLLTSDILSAQSRQHLTDWMVGCQTGAKKLRAGLNPTWKVGDKTGSGENGASNDIAIVWIPGRKPLVIAAYSSGSQASGDEKDAVIAEIGKIISAEFR
- the rsmH gene encoding 16S rRNA (cytosine(1402)-N(4))-methyltransferase RsmH, whose product is MPDLPHKRRVRYSGKNPRRFEEKYKEHRGDAETLAKVLESGKTPAGAHRPILVDEILEVLQPQPGKKFVDATLGFGGHASAILPRLQPGGVLLGLDLDPIEQPKTEARLRALGFDESSLIIRQSNYAGLAKITGELGWNGVDGVLADLGLSSMQIDDPQRGFSVKFDGPLDMRMNPGRGLSASQWLEKIDTAKLADALRENADEPHAESIASRLAGRKFETTLQLRSEIAAAAKAAELDATVRRVFQAIRIAVNEEFSALDTFLRNLPFVLNPGARVAILTFHSGEDRRVKHALKAGLADGSYSEICRTVIRASPQEQHANPRSTSAKLRWAIRG
- a CDS encoding NAD(P)/FAD-dependent oxidoreductase; translated protein: MSTSRKIIVIGGGAAGFFGAIAAAENGASVTLLERGSHFLSKVRISGGGRCNVTHACFDPRELSTRYPRGGRALIGPFNRFQSRDTMEWFESRGAALKIENDGRVFPVSDSSQTIIDTLMNAAQNAGVVCRLHGDVTRLKKNAGEFHATLANGEILVADRVLLAAGGTRAASVGKLAAELGHTLASAIPSLFTFEIHVPWLRDIPGVVAEVEASIPAVGLRERGPMLVTHWGGSGPSILRLSAWGARGLAELDYQFPLFINWLGGASREDISNRLTSLREKHPAKQVTGLPPAPLPARLWEKLTSLAEVAPGTTWNRLPRAQTQKLIELLHRTELPVTGKSLNKDEFVTCGGVVLPEVDFRTMESRVCPGLHLAGEILDIDGITGGYNFQAAWTTGHIAGTALAATS
- a CDS encoding glycoside hydrolase family 43 protein, with product MKRLLLLLVLAVSSTAARAAEGGFLFVTFKGEASPMTEQIYFGTSSDGLQWEQTNGGEPVLVSQLGEKGVRDPFIMRSADGKKFFILATDLSINLHRDWTRATQKGSRSLVIWESNDLVHWSEPRLVPVAPGDAGCTWAPEAVYDPETKDYLVFWASKTGSDHFAKHRIWAARTTDFITFGKPFIYIEKESDIIDTTIVRENGQYYRFSKDEKSKAIIAETSTKVMGPWTEQSSFSLGTLRGYEGPTCFVMKPAAQPGQPATWCLLLDYYSRGQGYQPYVTKDLKAGQFTALTEAHFPYKFRHGSVLPISAAEMQRVKAAYPNTAPKAP